The stretch of DNA ttatatttagtactttatacATATGTTTAAATAttcatcttgaaaatttttacgaattAAACAAAGCCTCACTCAGCTGATTCTATTATTGATCTTGCTCTGACCGGTAAGAAGCTGTCACCTCACGAACGGGACAGCAGCAGCAGTTGTCAGGACGAGACGCCAACGGTGGACAGCAAATCGATCTATGCATGCACAAGGACATGCAGCAGCAGCGgattgggtcttgtttagggccttgtttactcccacccaaaatccaaaaacttttcaaaattctctatcacatcgaatctttaaacacatgcatagagtattaaatataaacgaaattaaaaactaattgcacagtttggtcgaaatttacgagacgaatcttttgatcctaattagtccatgattggacaataattaccacaaacaaacgaaagtgctacagtatcccgaaaaaatttcggaaagtaaacaaggcctaggtacgaaactttttgaattttgctATAGTAGtagttttgtttttatttgacaaatattatttaattatagagtaattagttttaaaagatttatttcgcgatttacagactgtataattagtttttgtttttatctatatttaatgctctatttaTGTGTCAtaaaattcgatatgacgaagaatttttttaaaaaaatagttttttgtgtgaactaaacaaagtcttGATCTCTCCCCATGGATCGGGACCGCCTGGAACAACAGCAGATGGTTGTCATCCTCGGCCGTGGTGCTGCTTTTGAAGATGGATCGTCAGATGGATACGCGGCTCCGAATCTCCGCAGTAGTCGATGCCGTCAAGTCCCCGATGGTTTGGCAATGGTAGATTGATTTCAAGGCGCCGGCGCATCGGATAGGGAATAAAATCTTAACCTTTTTTAATCTCGTGTCTGATTCTTTTAAGATTTATAAGAATTATTCACATAGGTGTTGAGCATTAAAAAAAACATACTTTATTATTtttagaattaattaatttcatagataaaataattctagaaaagtctagaattattatttaagccgtAAAAAATACTCAAAAGCTCTGAAAATTCGGAGAAAACTTTTTGGAGacattggccttgtttagtttctaataaatttttttggttcgggaaactgtagcacttttgtttgtttttggcaaatattgtctaattatgaactaactaggcttaaaaattcATTTCGCGATTTGtaggcaaactatataattagtttttatttttaactatatttaatgcttcatgcatgtgccataagattcgatgtgacggagaatcttcaaaagtttttagttttgggggtgaactaagggggtgtttgagaCTGCTCTGTTCCACGTTTTTTTAGCTCCGCTCTatattttttagccaaacacACTCAGTTCGAAGAAAAAGGAcggaattttttggaaactaaacaagccctaagacCCTTCTCCGATAGCACTAATCGGCGGGGTGGGGTGCTATGCGCCTGGGACTCGGGAGGAAGGAGGAAGCGGCGGAGGGCATGGACGTCCGGCTAGATATTCGGCAACCGGGCCTTATCAGCCCCATATGGCCCAGCCAGGCAAGCCTTGTGGGCTGCTGGACGGTTGATAGGGTCCCAGCACAGAAACCCATTGGCTTCCCATCGCCTCTCTAATGGCCAACAGGCTACTAGATTTGCagttaatcatcaaataattttttttaaaaaaaatcattagAGAGGACAGATGGTCGTTGATCTActttggtgattctaatattaatCGTAATAATGTAAATTCACATTAAAAATACTAGTAGCAGTTAAGTGGGCCTTCCTGAAAGAATATGAAAATTAAAAAATTCAAGTCTGAACTCTGAATCCAACCAAGCTTCATGTGGGAGGAAGCTACTATACCTAGTAGCAAGCTGATCTCCGGATTTCCACGTGTTACAAACAATCTATCACAATCacccgtactgagcaataatttcAGAGCATCAGAGGGAGAGAACGAAGAACGAATTCCAACACACACAAGACTTGCTCGGTTGATCTGCTCCTTCTTTACATACAGCTTTTATTCCGACAAAATCAGTACATACATACACACTGATTGATGTACGCAAGAATTGAACATAATGGGTGCACTCTAGCCTataccacacacacacacacacacacactactCCTAACTCATACTACATAGCTTGATTTCCCTGTAATAAACACACTCACACAAGTAGATGTAAAAGAACAACACTCTGCCTGACTGAATCTGAATGTTTTTTTGTGCAGGTAGGCCGCTAGCTAGAAAAAATCGAAGCGCATAAGCAGCCTAACCGATTTGTACCTGTTGCCCTTGCGGTCGTGCAGGGGTACAGCACGGATGCCCTGCTTCAGCTCCCACACCGGCAGGCACGTCTGTCCCCCAAAGTCGTGCTTCTCCGACATGTCGTATTCCTGCACCTCTATCCTCAGGAGGGCCAGCTCCGGCACCTTCAGAGGGAACGTGAACTCCTCGTCCCACACCGGCACCCACTGGTCTTCGATCACCCTTGTCTTCTTCATCACAGTGTCCGCCTTCACTCCGGCAATCCCTACCTGTATGTTTCCAGAGAGCATGTCAATGAGGAACCTCTAATTACAACTACTTCATCCCAGCATGTGATTTCAATGCCACTACTGTTAACCCAAATGAACATCTTTGTTGCCTTACCCTGGTATAGAAATCTGGAGGCGAAAAAGCATCGAAATGAGTCTTGCTGAAATCCATGCGCCACCCATCTCCCATATATACTTTTACCTGCTTGGACATCACACCAGATTTAGCTATATGTTAGACTAGCTCGATTAGAACATCTTTTATAGCAAACTCAGTTGTCAAAGTCTGGGAAACATACACCTACCTTGAGAGTTTTCTTCACTGGCAAACTACCTTTGGGGTCGAATACTTCCCCGTTTGGACCTGTCCTTAGCAAGAAGTCAGGTTTTTTAACATATCCACAGCCCCCATTGGCTCTGAAAAATCCTTGCATCAGCCGGAGCGCTTTATCATGCCCCTGAAAAATGGAAGCCCAACCGTATCATGCTTACTGGTTCATGACAGTTAAGAACTGAAATCTCAATAGTACGTGAGTATAAAAGCATGAAGAAAGTAACTTACTGGTTCATGACACTTAAGAACTGAAATCTCACCTGCATGTTGAATGCAACCATCTGAGCACCATGAGTCCAGGCATTCATTGGATCATAGTTTGAAGAATTAACCCTCGTGCCCTTTGGATACACACGGAGTATATTATTCTGGGTGAACCTGAACAGAATTAAAATTTTCGTCAGCAGTGTGTGACTATGGTAACCAGCTTGAAGAGATGTAATCTTATGATTGGTTAGTATTAATAGTGTTAGGGATTTTGTTTTTTGAACTAACAGATAGCATGTGTTGCCTATCTTTTGTACGGAGCTACGGAATCCAGCCTTTTATTGAATTATCATGTGTGTCCTGTAACCTTGGCAACACTggcagttctttttttttttaccccATTTTTTCCACATTACATACTCTAAGACTACAATATAAGCCTGCTGAACCCCAATGGACCAAACAGAGGAATAGGATCCAATGGCATAAACAAAACAGTAAAATTATAAAACCCACAAAAGCGATCTGTAACAAGTCAATACCAAATCTTCTAGTATTCTTGTGCACTGAAATGAATCACACAGATTACCTTATGACTTCAGCACCATGAGAAGTTGTTGCTTTAGCTAACTGTGTCTCACTCAAAGAAAGCCGCCTGACTTTTTCTGGATCCACCTTTAGCGCATCCCGCAAATGGCCTTTCGGTTTGCCAGCTTGGATGGTGATCAGTTTCCTATACTCACAGGCAGTGTCCTGCTGAAATTTTGGATCATCCTCGTCGGAATcttcctcatccagttcatCCAGCTCATCctgtttatgaaaatataagtTTATCTCATTTGTGTTAAGTCATGGGTGCGTGTATAGAAAAGATAGTGATATTGCAGACCTTTCCATCAGATTCATCAGCATTTGAATCTATTCTTCTTAGGCTTCCCATGTCTGCAGCTAGATTTCCACTGCCATTTTGGTTATCAGCATTTGAATCTACTCTTCTTAGGCTTCCTGTGTCTGGCAAATCAGCTATATTTCCACTGCCATTTTGGTTATCCTTAACTTTGAGGAACTCCTTGTACTCTTGTGGGGGTTTAGTCGAGATGATTATTCTCTTCATCAGAGCTGCTGGAGAGGGGAACTCTTTCATTGGGTCTGAACTAGGTACGAAAAGTAGATCTCCGAATGTTTCAGTGAGCATCTATTATAACTTAAAGTCAGAATTGAGGTTCTAAACAGGAAAAGTGCAAGGAGTTGATATACTAAGCAAACTTTACCTTAGCTACTTTGGCTTGGAGATCTGGTGTAAGGTGATCCTCAAGAGTGATGACAAGCGGATATGGTGATGCACAAAAGGCATATTCTTTAATGGACTTCAAACACCTGATCATTTCTACTGGCGCAGTCAATGTCCTTTAAAAtaccaagaaaaagaagagtcaGGGAAACCTGATTACTTATAACAAACTGGCATATATAAATATAGAATAGAACTGACAGTGGCGTTCAAGGGAAATTATGCTTCTTGCTACATCGTAACGTATAGGAAAAAAGTACCGAATTCATCCTTCCTCTTAAAGAAATGGTGATACTCGGTATGTCATGCTACAAACTATGCACaagatgtgttttttttttttaaaaaaaaatgtgtCCCATAATGCCATCTAGTCTAGGAGTTTTGAGCACTAGGAACAGTGGAACACCGCAGCCATAATGCAATATTCAGACATATGCAGTTGCTTTCATATGCAGATATGTTGTGATCAATCCTTATTTAGACATATGCGGTTGCTTTATATGCAGATATGTTGTAATCAATCCATGTGCTAAAACAGCGAAACGTGCTTCAAAAACAGAATTCATACCCTCCATGAAGAATATCGACATTGGTCTTTGAAGAATTTGGCCACATATCGAGTTCAATGACTCTAACACCTCTCTGCAATGCTTTTATAATTGGGATGTCGCTGGAGTCACTATTGAGCTGGTTCCCAGTTAGGTAGGAATTATGTCCGGTGAATATGAAATAATGAGAGAGCGGGGCAGACATGTCCTGGTGAACCTGAATGAAAGATTTTAGACAATGGTGAGAGAGGAGGCAAAAACTGATGTACTGGTATGAATGGACAATATAAAGCGCATCTTTGATTGAAGATCCTAAAGTACATTACAGAGCAAAGATTTTTGGTTTAGAATCTttgaaatgaaataaataatTGACAGCAGTAGTAAGTAATCCAAAGGGACATGTTTTTGAGCATCTGTTGAGGCATGGAGCTAGTATTTTACTCTGTACTGATAGCTTTCCCTTATTATTTCTACTCGTCTATGTATTAGTATTTGGTGGCTGCAATCTCAAGGCAGAGTGCAACAAAAATAGTAGGAAATGCAGCAGTAGCGTCCAAAATTTTATTGGTTAGCAGCACCCCAACAGAGAGAGGAGGAGAGTGACAGGCAGTGACCGGTGTTGTCGAAAAAGACAGGCAATGACTGAATGAGGTGAGTCATGAGTGGCAG from Sorghum bicolor cultivar BTx623 chromosome 8, Sorghum_bicolor_NCBIv3, whole genome shotgun sequence encodes:
- the LOC8072899 gene encoding phosphoinositide phospholipase C 2; its protein translation is MGSYKYKYCMCFTRKFRSPDAQPPPDVRAAYLSFNSDVHALRRFLSQAQAEHPADVDRILALLTAASGGHGIARLVTRSPAPAMPTLEDFFAFLFSPELNPPLPHQVHQDMSAPLSHYFIFTGHNSYLTGNQLNSDSSDIPIIKALQRGVRVIELDMWPNSSKTNVDILHGGTLTAPVEMIRCLKSIKEYAFCASPYPLVITLEDHLTPDLQAKVAKMLTETFGDLLFVPSSDPMKEFPSPAALMKRIIISTKPPQEYKEFLKVKDNQNGSGNIADLPDTGSLRRVDSNADNQNGSGNLAADMGSLRRIDSNADESDGKDELDELDEEDSDEDDPKFQQDTACEYRKLITIQAGKPKGHLRDALKVDPEKVRRLSLSETQLAKATTSHGAEVIRFTQNNILRVYPKGTRVNSSNYDPMNAWTHGAQMVAFNMQGHDKALRLMQGFFRANGGCGYVKKPDFLLRTGPNGEVFDPKGSLPVKKTLKVKVYMGDGWRMDFSKTHFDAFSPPDFYTRVGIAGVKADTVMKKTRVIEDQWVPVWDEEFTFPLKVPELALLRIEVQEYDMSEKHDFGGQTCLPVWELKQGIRAVPLHDRKGNRYKSVRLLMRFDFF